One window from the genome of Cottoperca gobio chromosome 15, fCotGob3.1, whole genome shotgun sequence encodes:
- the LOC115020084 gene encoding neurofilament light polypeptide, with amino-acid sequence MDNKVFFPQRITQDEYSQCKPKRSALDTSAVSTGMNLTKYNEKELMHGLNDRLAGFIEKVHYLEHQNHQLQKEIGEIRDKAKPASRLEEEYGPELRKLRQLVQDITHQKHEIEIEHENLEEQLYNLRRQHEQEARSRSGTESNIVVLKKDSNDACQAKLELDKKAQALVDEIHFLKRNHEAEMSEMFDQIQDAQVTVKAHEFGNSGVTAALRDIRTQLEGHTVSDVQQMGETFQSQFARLTEAAESKREALKATQQEIQECRKRLQAKNIELDCAKGTGEALEKHLHDVEDRHMEEMIHYQNAIKELENELINCKFDMSSYLREYQDLLNVKMALDVEILSYRKLLCGEEARLSAMSDTHVSLPYIYHQSPVYTLPCLSRPGGPHRRAEPHYKFVEEIITETTREIEMSEFEETGSEETELETYEQECNKRDRGSSEEEVDTKDSQEEEGEQMSDSEQNQVESEENLVNGVDDGSPGEVDDGEKGPQSKEESEKTEAFDNGGDIVNNTQSEGIDEEEDKQHHKVAENTKVEKEAAVTIVTIQQDLSSKPDDLKPEVPVVDGKSDDGKKGDAEKDSFISAQAKKAVGQTTAQVSIESDKSQELSSVKVQDKVPASETAEKTADFTAETKITLSVEIEELSEKAQVPLSTPKSEKQETSHTEPNNISQSEAAKGEDKVTKGIEDGRHGSNIGQDKESSLESDVKSLPEVEDQKTNSGGKAQTALPREKTAVSAEIKALQQEASEGSQGQKSKLSEVLEKIKDHQGKTEKVETSKSEK; translated from the exons ATGGATAACAAAGTCTTCTTCCCGCAAAGAATCACTCAAGATGAGTATTCACAATGCAAGCCAAAACGTTCGGCTTTAGATACCAGTGCAGTGTCCACGGGCATGAATCTGACCAAGTATAATGAGAAAGAATTGATGCATGGTTTGAACGATCGTCTCGCAGGATTCATAGAGAAGGTGCACTACCTGGAGCACCAAAATCACCAGCTACAAAAAGAAATAGGTGAGATCAGAGATAAAGCGAAACCCGCATCTCGTCTGGAGGAGGAGTATGGACCAGAGCTCAGGAAACTGAGACAGCTGGTTCAGGATATTACTCATCAGAAGCATGAGATTGAAATCGAGCATGAGAATTTAGAGGAACAACTGTACAACTTGAGAAGACAACATGAGCAGGAGGCGCGTAGCAGATCGGGTACAGAGAGCAATATCGTGGTCCTCAAGAAAGACAGCAATGACGCGTGTCAGGCTAAACTAGAGCTGGACAAGAAAGCACAAGCTCTCGTGGATGAAATCCACTTCCTGAAGAGAAACCATGAGGCCGAGATGTCAGAGATGTTTGACCAAATCCAGGATGCGCAGGTGACTGTCAAGGCGCATGAATTTGGCAACTCTGGCGTCACTGCGGCACTCCGGGACATCAGGACACAACTGGAAGGTCATACCGTGTCTGACGTCCAGCAGATGGGAGAAACTTTCCAATCTCAGTTTGCAAGGTTAACGGAGGCAGCtgagagtaagagagaggcTTTAAAAGCGACACAGCAAGAGATTCAGGAGTGCAGGAAGCGACTGCAGGCCAAGAACATCGAACTGGACTGCGCTAAAGGTACCGGGGAAGCGCTGGAGAAACACCTTCATGACGTGGAGGATCGTCACATGGAGGAAATGATTCATTACCAG AACGCAATCAAAGAACTTGAAAACGAGCTCATAAATTGCAAATTTGACATGTCCAGTTACCTGCGGGAATATCAGGACCTGTTAAATGTGAAGATGGCTTTGGATGTGGAGATACTGTCTTACAG GAAACTTCTCTGCGGTGAGGAGGCTCGGCTATCTGCGATGTCAGACACCCACGTCTCGCTGCCCTACATCTACCACCAGTCCCCCGTTTACACCCTGCCATGTCTCAGCCGACCGGGAGGCCCGCACAGACGCGCTGAGCCCCACTACAAGTTCGTGGAGGAGATCATAACGGAGACCACTAGGGAAATTGAGATGTCAGAATTTGAGGAGACAGGATCGGAGGAGACAGAGCTGGAAACATATGAGCAGGAGTGTAACAAAAGAGATAGAGGGAGCAGTGAGGAAGAGGTGGATACTAAAGACAGTCAAGAGGAAGAAGGTGAGCAGATGTCTGATAGTGAGCAGAATCAAGTAGAGTCAGAAGAGAATTTAGTGAATGGAGTTGATGATGGGAGTCCTGGTGAAGTGGATGATGGTGAAAAAGGTCCACAAAGTAAAGAAGAGTCAGAGAAGACTGAGGCATTTGACAATGGAGGAGACATAGTTAATAATACTCAAAGTGAGGGCATTGATGAGGAAGAAGATAAGCAACATCACAAAgtagctgaaaacacaaaagtagAGAAAGAAGCTGCAGTGACAATAGTAACAATTCAGCAAGATCTCTCTTCAAAACCAGATGATTTAAAGCCAGAGGTCCCTGTAGTGGATGGAAAATCTGATGATGGTAAAAAAGGAGATGCTGAGAAAGATAGTTTTATCTCAGCTCAAGCAAAGAAGGCTGTTGGACAAACCACGGCTCAAGTATCTATAGAATCAGACAAAAGCCAAGAGCTAAGCAGTGTAAAAGTGCAAGATAAGGTTCCGGCTTCAGAAACAGCTGAGAAAACTGCAGATTTTACAGCAGAGACAAAGATCACTCTGTCTGTAGAGATAGAGGAGCTTTCAGAAAAGGCTCAAGTACCTTTGAGTACACCAAAGAGTGAGAAACAGGAAACCAGTCATACAGAGCCAAACAATATCAGTCAATCTGAGGCTGCAAAAGGTGAGGATAAAGTAACAAAAGGCATTGAAGATGGTAGACACGGTAGCAATATAGGTCAAGATAAAGAGTCTTCTCTTGAATCTGATGTGAAAAGTCTTCCTGAAGTGGAGGATCAGAAGACAAACAGTGGGGGAAAAGCCCAAACTGCGTTGCCAAGGGAAAAGACAGCAGTCAGTGCAGAAATCAAAGCGTTGCAGCAGGAGGCATCGGAAGGAAGCCAGGGTCAGAAATCAAAACTGTCTGAAGTTTTAGAGAAAATAAAGGATCATCAAGGTAAAACTGAGAAGGTGGAGACTAGTAagtcagagaaataa